Below is a window of Staphylococcus succinus DNA.
GAACAGGGATTTGATGATATTGAATGGGGCGAAGATTTCGGTTCACCACATGAGACTGCTATTGCAAATCATTATGATTTACCAGTTTTCATTACTAACTATCCAACTAAAATCAAGCCTTTCTATATGCAACCAAATCCTGAAAACGAAGATACAGTTCTTTGTGCCGATTTAATCGCACCAGAAGGATATGGTGAAATTATAGGTGGTTCTGAACGTATTAATGATTTAGCATTATTAGAACAACGTATAAATGAATTTGAATTAGACCCTGAAAGTTACAGTTACTATTTAGATTTACGTCGCTATGGAAGTGTCCCACATAGTGGTTTTGGCTTAGGTTTAGAGCGAACAGTTGCTTGGCTATCTGGCGTAGAGCATGTACGCGAAACAGCACCATTCCCACGTTTACTTAATCGTTTATACCCATAGTATTTTTAATGAATTTTACTAAAACGTCCAGTCCACACATTATGATGGCTGGGCTTTTTTATAAAATAGCATCACAATAGGAGGTGTTAATTTGAATAGAGAACAATTAAAGACAAGACCTGTTGTGATTAGAAAAGAGTTGCTTGACCATTATAATGAACTCGGACTTAATGAAACGGAATTAGTCATTTTAATAAAGCTAATACATGCTTCAGAAATGTCCGATAAGCAACCATCGATTGAATCACTTCAACAAGGAACTTCCCTAAATTCAAGAGAGATTACATCTATCATTCAGGGGTTAATACAACATGATTTGCTAGAATTAAATGTTAATAAAGATGAAGAAGGTAAGTTCACTGAATATATGAATCTCGATAAATTTTATGATAGATTAAGTGAAATTATGCAACAAATACATGTTAAACAAGATGAACATGAAACAGAACTTGAATTTAACACATTGTTCCAGAAAATTGAGCAAGCTTTTGGAAGGCCGTTATCACCTTATGAGATTGAGACTTTAAATCAATGGTTAGATGTAGATAAACATGATTTGGCTGTCATACAAGCAGCTTTAGACGAAGCAGCAAGTCAAAACAAGATGAGCCTTAAATATATTGATCGTATTTTACTGAACTGGAAAAAAAATAATGTCAAAACCATTGAAGATTCCAAAAAAATAAGCAGCCAATTTAAACAACCTAAAATGAAACATACGATAAGTAAGGTTCCTAAATTTGATTGGCTCAATGGGGAGAATCCAAATGATAAGTAATAAAAAAGCACTTGAAATGATAGATGTAATTGCTGACATGTTTCCAAATGCAGAATGTGAACTCGTTCATGATAATGCATTTGAACTAACAATAGCAGTATTACTATCAGCACAAACGACTGATATTTCTGTTAATAAATTGACTAAAAATCTATTTCAAAAGTATAAAACTCCAGAAGATTATCTAAAAGTAGATATTTCTGATTTAGAAAATGATTTACGCACGATTGGCTTATATAGAAACAAAGCTAAAAATATAAAAAAGCTATGCCAATCATTGATTGACCAATTTGATGGAAAGATACCTGAAACGCATAAAGAATTAGAAAGTCTGGCTGGTGTAGGGCGCAAAACAGCTAATGTTGTCATGAGTGTAGCCTTTGGAGAACCTTCATTAGCTGTCGA
It encodes the following:
- a CDS encoding DnaD domain-containing protein, which translates into the protein MNREQLKTRPVVIRKELLDHYNELGLNETELVILIKLIHASEMSDKQPSIESLQQGTSLNSREITSIIQGLIQHDLLELNVNKDEEGKFTEYMNLDKFYDRLSEIMQQIHVKQDEHETELEFNTLFQKIEQAFGRPLSPYEIETLNQWLDVDKHDLAVIQAALDEAASQNKMSLKYIDRILLNWKKNNVKTIEDSKKISSQFKQPKMKHTISKVPKFDWLNGENPNDK
- the nth gene encoding endonuclease III, translated to MISNKKALEMIDVIADMFPNAECELVHDNAFELTIAVLLSAQTTDISVNKLTKNLFQKYKTPEDYLKVDISDLENDLRTIGLYRNKAKNIKKLCQSLIDQFDGKIPETHKELESLAGVGRKTANVVMSVAFGEPSLAVDTHVERVSKRLGICRWKDNVRQVEDKICTVVPRERWNKTHHQLIFFGRYHCLARSPKCDVCPLFEDCREGQKRYKASLKEA